CTAAAATGTTCAAGACCTACAAACCTCAGAATGTCTAAGATCAAATCatcttcaaattaatttttttgttgaataaaaatctcaaaacctcttttttaaaaaaaatcagtttatgaACTGCGGATTTTTGAAGCAATcattcgtgattttttaaatgaaattttgatcatttcaacCCCCTTTTCTCTCTTATTCGATTTATACCACATTGTGTTACTGTTCTAATTAGTCTTTTGAATGATTGTCTCTCTAAAGCGAAAAATCTCATTGAAAAGTTTGttagagtttttaaaaatgctacgataattaaaatgaaaccaGAAAAGACAAATTGGAATTTAGGTCAAagtggaattcaaaaaatattcttaaaatacttaattgaaaaatgtggcTGCATTTTTTACACAATCATTACGAGTACTCAGGCCCTGGAGTACCGTTTGATATAACATCATTTTACAATGTGTATTTTCGCGATATGTTTATAATTATCcttgagaaatttattttggcACTTGATGATAAGAATAATAgttagtaaaaaaaagaaataagtaGGTGAATACGTTTCATATAGACAATAAATCTTTTGactcaataataaaaaaaaaaaaactagaacaaCGTTACGTTGAAtcgatgttttcaaaaaagtataattatcgagtgatctGGGagatgtatttaaaaaaatgtaagaaaagaGAAGTGCGCGGTACTAAAACACGAACGCAAATAATTCGTACACTCACTGTACGAAAACGAatattcgaagaaaatttccttaaaatcgGCGGTGTGAAATTCGCGCAGtttatgattaaaaataaaaatttttattactttacGAAAAATTGTATTCACTAGAGATGGCATTAAAATAAATAACAGATCATTATTTTAGCGTTTCGAGCGTTGTAAAATGTAGTTGGTTGACATCTTCGCGTACAGCAGAAAGTTGTTggtgtttttcttgaaaaatggtaAAGGGGTGTTTTGATTATTTAATTCAGTCCGCAGCAGGAGTTTCGTTTCTCCTCCCACCGCACGTTGAATAATCTTGAATTTATAACCACCATTTTAAAACTAATCTTCTCGGGATCTCGTTACGTAGCtagatatttttatttcgaaatctCTACCCTGGTTTAATTTGTTGCACTCGCGGAACTGAAATTCGTACTTGTAacgttgaatgatttttttttacaccgagTTCGGTGTCCCATTTAACTACTTTTAGAGACCCAAAAAAAAGACGAACTGTTTTGAAAACcaagttttttatttataataaaatacaattaaattagcgatgaggggtaattttttacgatttacGCGATACTGCTGGCGTTCGATGCTATCCTAGGCCACAGATCGGCGCATTCTTTAGCAACTGGTCCGGTTATAGCGCTTCctagggtgaaaatgaaaacaagtaTTCATCGATTAGATCGAATTGAACTGAATTATAGAGCGGATTCGATACGAATGATTGGGAAAATATTCGCGGAGATTTATATACGTACCTTTCATTTCTCCTTTGTTATTAACTATGACTCCGGCATTatcttcaaaataaataaaaacaccgtCCTTCCTGCGGAATGGTTTACGTTGACGAATTACAACCGCTGGCAtgactgtaaaaaaaatgattcgaaattaGTACACGGGGAAATTATTGCTCGAGTTATTGGCATTCTCATGTATTGTATTCCACTACCTTTTTTACGTAATTCtggttttcctttttttacgGTAGCTACGAACATATCTCCACATCCTGCTGCGGGTAATCGATTCAGACGTCCTTTTACTCCATGTACGGCTATTACGAAAAGATTTTTAGCTCCTGTGTTATCGGCACAGTTGATAACTGCTCCGACCGGTAAACCGAGTGAAATTCTGAATTTAGCTCCGGCTGAGCCACCACGTCCTACATTAGACAGAAAATTCAACAATCAATAACATTGGTTTGGGTTTTATAAGCTTGTAAAAGCAATATTAATGAAGAAATGGTAGTTTCAAGTGACAGAATGTGCGGTGAAAGGTGTCGCAAGTTGACGTAGAAAGAATCGTGAAATTGTCTTCTTATGAACTATAATCTTTGATCGATATTGATGAAACAGTCGGATAATTACCTCGTTTTGACATGGTCACTAAATTTGAGAACTAAATTccttaaaatattaataaaatcgaattaattCGGCGTAGAAAGAcgtagattttcgaaaaaaaaaattgaaaaatgtttgtgtGATAacacaaaaatcaacaaaaaatttaggCTTGCGATGTGTCGATTCTATACGACATCACTTTACCATGTCATGCCTCCGTGATAAGGTAACGTCACAactaattgagaaaaatttgcaagACAGCGAtgttgataactttttttttttttttttgaaagggtggaatatatttttattttataatttatagaTTACCAGAGTACCAGACCTATAGAAATTTGTTTAGTAAAGGTTCATTTATAGTGGCCGTGGAATTTTTCCACAGAAAAGTTAAAACCACTTTGTAACTATAGAAGCATTTATAGTGGCCGTGGAATTTCTTTACGtttctatggaaaagtcaaaattttttaacttttccatagaaaagtgatgaatgagatgaagtttgaaaactttttattaaagtgaATAATCATCATAACATTTCTTGTAAATTCTAGAATTTAcaagaaatgttattattttacaagtttaaaggttcaaaagtgcttaaaattgagtttgaaaaaattccacgattttctgtagaaattttctattgccAGCTTATCTTGGCTTATCGCCACTATAAATGAACCttaaatatttaattatttattcaaatttctgaCAACCGGTACGCCTCAATATATTTAGTGTGTTTGTGTTACATTCCATGCAAATTATTGCAGAATGGAAGGTGAAAGTGAAATGGagaaatatatttatttattcattcgaAAATACGACTGAATATTCGtctcgttattttattttatgcaatgatattattatgaaatgaatcataatttt
This region of Planococcus citri chromosome 5, ihPlaCitr1.1, whole genome shotgun sequence genomic DNA includes:
- the LOC135846720 gene encoding large ribosomal subunit protein uL14, with product MSKRGRGGSAGAKFRISLGLPVGAVINCADNTGAKNLFVIAVHGVKGRLNRLPAAGCGDMFVATVKKGKPELRKKVMPAVVIRQRKPFRRKDGVFIYFEDNAGVIVNNKGEMKGSAITGPVAKECADLWPRIASNASSIA